One Thermicanus aegyptius DSM 12793 DNA segment encodes these proteins:
- a CDS encoding queuosine precursor transporter produces MFLTLRQKRKEKHLWLRNNASTMTSQLIDTTLFSFVAFAGGMPPLPILQIIVTEYAIKGLLAIFGTPLTYGWVAWARFTPPILFERG; encoded by the coding sequence ATCTTCCTCACCCTGCGGCAGAAGAGAAAGGAAAAACACTTGTGGCTTAGGAACAACGCATCCACGATGACGAGCCAATTGATCGATACCACCCTCTTCTCCTTTGTCGCCTTTGCCGGGGGAATGCCCCCTCTTCCTATCCTCCAAATCATCGTGACGGAATATGCGATCAAGGGGTTACTCGCCATCTTCGGCACACCGCTCACCTATGGATGGGTGGCCTGGGCCAGATTTACTCCGCCCATTCTGTTCGAAAGAGGTTAA
- a CDS encoding carbohydrate ABC transporter permease, with protein sequence MKKQDSIGKRIGMGILYAVLVIMAIIQIYPLIWVFELSLKTNQEVFGMSPFALPKDPQWGNYLKAWTTGGINKYFMNSVWYTVVAVLLTLILGSFVTFALTRMEWKLKGFVLALFMAAYMIPLHSTLIPLFNIFKHIHLIDNPLSIIISYTTFNLPITIMILLGFYQALPREIEEAAVIDGCSVHRIFFRITLPMTSPVLVTTAIINMIYNWNEFVFVNTFISSEKWKTITVGVNNFVGQYLTDWGAIGATLVISILPVLIVYLFLSDRIIEGLAAGSVKG encoded by the coding sequence ATGAAGAAACAGGATTCGATCGGAAAACGAATAGGAATGGGTATTCTTTATGCGGTATTGGTGATCATGGCGATCATCCAAATCTACCCCCTGATCTGGGTATTTGAGTTATCTCTTAAAACGAATCAAGAAGTATTCGGAATGTCTCCATTTGCCTTACCCAAGGATCCGCAGTGGGGAAATTATCTCAAAGCTTGGACAACGGGCGGGATCAATAAATATTTTATGAATAGCGTCTGGTATACGGTGGTTGCCGTTCTCTTGACATTGATATTGGGGAGTTTTGTTACGTTCGCACTGACCAGAATGGAGTGGAAATTAAAGGGATTTGTTTTGGCGTTATTTATGGCTGCCTATATGATTCCTTTACACTCCACATTAATTCCGCTGTTTAATATTTTCAAACATATCCATTTAATCGATAATCCTCTTTCGATCATAATTTCCTATACCACGTTCAACCTGCCGATCACGATTATGATTTTGTTAGGCTTTTATCAGGCATTACCGCGGGAAATTGAAGAAGCGGCGGTCATCGACGGCTGCTCCGTCCATCGAATTTTTTTCCGGATTACACTTCCGATGACGTCGCCGGTGCTTGTAACCACTGCGATCATTAATATGATCTATAATTGGAACGAATTCGTATTTGTGAACACCTTCATCAGCTCGGAGAAATGGAAAACAATTACGGTGGGTGTAAATAATTTTGTCGGCCAATATTTGACCGATTGGGGCGCCATTGGCGCAACGTTGGTCATTAGTATTTTGCCGGTTCTTATCGTTTATTTATTCCTGAGCGACCGGATTATTGAAGGCCTTGCTGCAGGTTCGGTAAAAGGATAA
- the miaB gene encoding tRNA (N6-isopentenyl adenosine(37)-C2)-methylthiotransferase MiaB translates to MSEKERQPDLKFAKAQENGKRPPMKVLLEYDGKQKVKILGTGRNALIYSSPSYRDERKRGKAETEHLSFEGFPEDVKRLGRGKRYLIYTWGCQMNVHDSEVMAGILEEMGYTPTEEEKEADLILFNTCAVRENAEDKVFGELGRLKVLKLEKPGLILGLAGCMSQEETVVNKILRSYPHVDLVFGTHNIHRLPILLREALFGKEMVIEVWNKEGDIVENLPKQRRDGLKAWVNIMYGCDEFCTYCIVPYTRGKERSRRPEEILAEVRDLARRGYQEITLLGQNVNAYGKDFTDRDYNFADLLSDIHKIDIPWVRFTTSHPRDFDDRLIDVLAQGGNLLEHVHLPVQSGSNRILKRMNRKYTREEYLDLVRRMKERIPGLTLTTDIIVGFPGETEEDFQETLRLVEEVGYDAAFTFIYSPRAGTPAARMEDNVSEEEKKERLNRLNELLAKQGRQKNESLKGRVVEVLVEGESKKDPTILSGRTRNNKLVHFRGAKEWTGRFIRVRITEPKTWVLMGEAVEEGSYVHE, encoded by the coding sequence ATGTCGGAGAAGGAGCGCCAACCGGACTTAAAATTCGCGAAGGCGCAGGAAAATGGGAAGAGACCGCCCATGAAAGTCCTCTTAGAATACGACGGCAAGCAGAAGGTGAAGATTTTAGGAACGGGTCGAAATGCCCTCATCTACTCCAGCCCTTCGTACCGGGATGAACGAAAAAGGGGAAAGGCGGAGACGGAACACCTCTCCTTTGAGGGATTCCCGGAGGATGTGAAGAGGTTGGGGAGAGGAAAGCGGTATCTCATCTATACCTGGGGCTGCCAAATGAATGTCCACGATTCGGAAGTGATGGCAGGCATCTTGGAGGAGATGGGGTACACCCCAACCGAAGAGGAGAAAGAGGCGGATCTCATCCTCTTTAACACCTGTGCCGTGCGGGAAAACGCAGAGGATAAGGTGTTTGGGGAATTGGGCCGGCTAAAGGTTTTAAAGCTTGAAAAACCGGGACTGATCCTGGGTCTTGCCGGATGTATGTCCCAGGAAGAGACGGTGGTGAATAAGATCCTCCGTTCCTATCCCCATGTGGATCTCGTATTCGGAACCCACAACATCCACCGCCTTCCCATCCTGCTTCGGGAAGCCCTCTTTGGCAAAGAGATGGTGATCGAAGTCTGGAACAAGGAAGGGGACATCGTGGAGAACCTGCCCAAGCAACGCCGGGACGGGCTGAAGGCTTGGGTGAATATCATGTACGGATGCGATGAGTTCTGCACCTATTGTATCGTTCCCTATACGCGGGGGAAGGAGAGGAGCCGGCGTCCCGAAGAGATTTTGGCCGAGGTGAGGGATTTAGCCCGGCGGGGTTATCAAGAGATTACTCTTCTGGGGCAGAATGTGAATGCCTACGGGAAAGATTTTACCGACCGGGACTATAACTTTGCCGACCTGCTAAGCGATATTCACAAGATCGATATTCCCTGGGTTCGTTTTACCACCAGCCATCCGAGGGATTTTGACGATCGCCTCATCGACGTCCTCGCCCAAGGAGGAAATCTCCTGGAACATGTCCATCTTCCTGTTCAGTCGGGAAGCAACCGGATCTTAAAACGGATGAACCGGAAATATACCCGGGAAGAGTATTTGGATCTCGTCCGTCGCATGAAGGAGAGGATCCCGGGACTTACCCTCACCACCGATATCATCGTCGGTTTCCCCGGAGAAACGGAGGAGGATTTCCAAGAAACCCTGCGTCTGGTGGAAGAGGTGGGGTATGATGCGGCCTTTACGTTTATCTACTCCCCACGTGCCGGTACTCCTGCCGCCCGAATGGAGGATAACGTGAGTGAAGAAGAGAAGAAGGAGCGCTTAAACCGCTTAAACGAGCTTTTAGCCAAACAGGGTAGGCAGAAAAACGAGTCCCTCAAGGGGCGTGTCGTCGAAGTTCTCGTGGAAGGGGAGAGCAAAAAAGACCCCACTATCCTATCTGGAAGAACAAGAAATAATAAGCTGGTTCATTTCAGGGGAGCGAAGGAGTGGACCGGCCGATTCATCCGGGTCCGCATCACGGAACCTAAAACCTGGGTTTTAATGGGAGAAGCGGTAGAAGAGGGGAGCTATGTCCATGAATAA
- a CDS encoding polysaccharide deacetylase family protein, producing MSLINEVSTKEKVIAITFDDGPNPLYTPQIIDIFAQTNSKATFFMIGEQIEKNPEIVKLVAEQGHEIGNHTFSHAKLTQIGQEECREEIKRNEELIQNLTHKKPVILRPPYLDYNDETTRLVRELGYAMIGALNIDATDWEQPGVEFILEKTRNHIKNGSILLFHDGYGDRSQSIEAVRRLLPELVSQGYKPVTVSELLRLFGG from the coding sequence ATGAGTTTAATCAATGAGGTTTCAACGAAGGAGAAGGTTATAGCAATCACATTTGACGACGGCCCCAATCCCCTTTATACTCCACAAATTATAGATATTTTTGCTCAAACGAATTCCAAGGCAACTTTTTTCATGATTGGTGAACAGATTGAAAAGAACCCTGAAATCGTAAAATTAGTCGCTGAACAAGGTCATGAAATCGGGAACCATACCTTTAGCCACGCAAAATTAACCCAAATAGGGCAAGAAGAGTGCAGGGAAGAGATTAAGCGGAATGAAGAACTGATCCAAAATTTGACACACAAAAAACCGGTTATCTTGCGCCCGCCCTATCTCGATTATAATGACGAAACAACTCGCTTGGTTCGTGAGCTAGGATACGCCATGATCGGTGCATTGAATATCGATGCGACCGATTGGGAACAGCCGGGCGTAGAATTTATTTTAGAAAAAACAAGAAACCACATAAAGAATGGCAGTATTCTACTATTTCATGATGGTTACGGAGATCGTTCACAATCGATTGAAGCAGTTCGACGTCTACTCCCTGAATTGGTTTCACAGGGATATAAACCGGTTACGGTTAGCGAGCTTTTACGTTTATTTGGTGGGTGA
- a CDS encoding prenylcysteine lyase family protein, which translates to MTGERKEKARVGIIGAGIAGSFTAFFLKEAFGDQVDRIIFEKEERVGGRVNEAHFRGLTFEAGASLIHSANRYIGRAVDRFGLHRTDSVKGEKKAPVRARLGIWNGSSFDLRTTMRPVPMAIRLLSRYGFSLFKAKKWAEEAVTRLDRVYGELERGHGYLTPEEMHKSLGLYEWAQEEAYSFFRKEGIGERLIVEWIDGVSRANYVQGSEMNAWVTLISLVGAGLGGGYTYSVLEGNRRVCEELIRHSGATLLTGSAVVGMSREGNAYVITTQDGRSERCDAVIVATPLETIPTPWDDGVIHSNFWRLRKYQENHVTLVAGQLSPVYFGLKDEKDLPHLVLTRNKEEIPFAAIGRMGMTEDGKEEIYKIFSTRSLDEMALSRIFSRHSDVERWIWHAYPVLTPMKEWPPFRLGERLYYVNGMESAVSTMETEAIAAKNVVNLFRTEWAE; encoded by the coding sequence ATGACCGGGGAACGGAAGGAAAAAGCGCGGGTGGGGATTATCGGGGCAGGAATCGCCGGAAGTTTTACCGCCTTTTTTTTGAAAGAGGCATTTGGCGATCAGGTGGATCGGATCATTTTTGAGAAAGAAGAGCGGGTGGGCGGACGGGTGAATGAAGCTCACTTCAGAGGCCTTACCTTTGAGGCAGGCGCCTCGTTGATCCACTCGGCCAATCGCTACATAGGAAGAGCCGTCGATCGGTTCGGACTTCACCGAACCGACTCCGTAAAGGGGGAGAAAAAGGCGCCTGTCCGTGCGAGATTGGGAATCTGGAATGGGAGTTCCTTCGATCTTCGAACAACCATGCGTCCGGTGCCGATGGCGATTCGGCTCTTGTCTCGCTACGGTTTCAGTCTTTTTAAGGCGAAAAAATGGGCGGAGGAGGCGGTTACCCGTCTCGACCGAGTGTATGGCGAATTGGAGCGGGGACACGGATACCTTACACCCGAGGAAATGCACAAAAGCCTCGGTCTCTACGAGTGGGCTCAGGAGGAAGCCTATTCCTTTTTTCGTAAAGAAGGGATTGGTGAACGATTGATCGTTGAATGGATCGATGGGGTTTCCCGGGCCAATTATGTGCAGGGTAGCGAGATGAACGCTTGGGTCACCTTGATCTCTCTGGTAGGGGCCGGTTTAGGCGGAGGCTACACCTATTCGGTGCTTGAAGGAAATCGGAGGGTTTGCGAGGAACTGATCCGTCATTCCGGCGCCACCCTTCTGACCGGGAGTGCGGTGGTTGGCATGAGCCGGGAAGGGAATGCTTATGTCATCACCACTCAAGATGGGCGCTCGGAAAGATGTGACGCCGTCATCGTGGCGACACCCCTTGAGACGATTCCCACCCCTTGGGATGACGGGGTCATCCATTCAAATTTTTGGCGTTTGAGGAAATATCAGGAGAATCATGTGACGCTGGTTGCCGGGCAACTGAGTCCTGTCTATTTCGGGTTAAAGGATGAAAAAGATCTCCCCCATCTCGTCTTAACCCGTAACAAGGAGGAGATTCCCTTCGCCGCCATCGGCAGGATGGGGATGACCGAGGACGGAAAAGAGGAGATTTACAAGATCTTTTCGACCCGGTCTTTGGATGAGATGGCCTTATCCCGTATTTTTTCCCGCCATTCGGATGTGGAAAGATGGATTTGGCATGCTTATCCGGTTCTTACTCCGATGAAGGAGTGGCCTCCCTTTCGCCTTGGTGAGCGGCTATATTACGTGAATGGCATGGAATCGGCCGTTTCAACCATGGAGACGGAGGCCATCGCCGCGAAGAATGTGGTTAACCTCTTTCGAACAGAATGGGCGGAGTAA